Proteins encoded together in one Manis pentadactyla isolate mManPen7 chromosome 6, mManPen7.hap1, whole genome shotgun sequence window:
- the C2CD6 gene encoding LOW QUALITY PROTEIN: cation channel sperm-associated targeting subunit tau (The sequence of the model RefSeq protein was modified relative to this genomic sequence to represent the inferred CDS: inserted 3 bases in 3 codons; deleted 1 base in 1 codon; substituted 3 bases at 3 genomic stop codons) — translation MGYESDVILKSFLNNIFNVFFKYNQSERSQPAKELERLIQQPFPNSTEDFEEIIQNFDKVDKLDRKPMLSPKLHVFLEELSETEIKKLKSKLSEHVQHYLVERLSESRHITQEDLTKIYQNLYSVNEKAEPKRQNIFLEKYSETIKEIVSFVNNFNHHFKSKHLEIKLRSFXNEILQNYFLKNFSERSLFKETESDTVHSNISSLRIKSALTSFHEVGQDISRWSFGRRPDIKMKYPLNKSVRNYLIALSENELLNLKADLSKHLQSLSIENLSKSGLITEKQLEAIKQHINLINSRFIPLKCIKSDLSFRDXNQFEEEESEKXKYSKTVQKTTLQKVPEDKLVETELTRKKEKKYFSLHNIKENPSTVGEQKRCYPKEGAKTVNVIKVRPSQTIPLNKSSERLTHTVLKKQREENGFMQLPQAENFYFKTQIQGPHSWSGISKTTHSNVCFERTPKTKSLEKKEHNNICKXSVQENPEAVLLPFPRIPNCRKPGENEEFVSKLTFPSRQSNILTHFNSELGEKXKLDHYCQRWKRNNNNNKKQHLVTFAQYQNEIQALYIKPHEICKEKCASVPESQSYKVVEAEKXSRPSLFPKVLKRENLKPKVQEEKDHVSNQKKSFNKIVKILPSTPSTTRSPRKSVPRTLHQWNARTMIHVVSFLSSVFGKVL, via the exons ATGGGTTATGAGTCAGATGTAATATTAAAAtcgtttttaaataatatatttaatgtttttttcaaatacaaTCAGTCTGAAAGAAGCCAACCAGCAAAAGAATTAGAAAGACTAATCCAACAACCTTTTCCAAACAGTACAGAAGACTTTGAAGAAATCATACAGAATTTTGATAAAGTAGATAAATTAGACAGAAAACCTATGTTGAGCCCAAAGCTACATGTATTTCTAGAAGAACtctcagagacagaaataaaaaaattaaaatctaaattaAGTGAACATGTCCAGCATTACCTTGTGGAAAGACTTTCAGAATCAAGACACATTACCCAAGAGGACTTAACAAAAATCTATCAAAATCTGTATTCAGTGAATGAGAAAGCAGAACCAAAACGGCAAAATATTTTTCTGGAGAAATATTCAGAAACTATAAAAGAAATCGTGTCCTTTGTAAATAATTTCAATCATCATTTCAAAAGTAAACATTTGGAAATAAAACTaagatctttttaaaatgaaattctccAAAACTATTTCCTAAAAAACTTTTCAGAAagaagtttatttaaagaaacagAATCTGACACTGTGCACTCAAACATATCTTCTCTAAGAATTAAAAGTGCCCTGACATCTTTTCATGAGGTAGGACAAGATATTTCAAGGTGGAGTTTTGGTAGAAGACCTGATATAAAGATGAAATATCCTTTAAATAAGTCTGTACGAAACTATCTTATAGCTTTATCAGAAAATGAACTACTAAATCTAAAAGCTGATTTAAGCAAACACCTACAGAGCCTTTCTATAGAAAATCTTTCAAAATCTGGATTAATCACAGAAAAGCAATTAGAGGCAATCAAACAGCATATAAATTTGATTAATTCTCGTTTCATACCATTAAAATGTATCAAGTCAGATTTATCTTTTAGAGATTAAAATCAATTTGAGGAGGAAgagtcagaaa caaaatattcaaaaactgttCAAAAAACCACTTTACAAAAGGTTCCTGAGGATAAACTTGTAGAAACAGAATtgaccagaaagaaagaaaagaagtatttttcCTTACATAATAttaaggaaaatccatcaacagttGGGGAACAGAAAAGATGTTATCCTAAGGAAGGAGCTAAAACAGTGAATGTAATTAAAGTACGACCTTCCCAAACAATTCCATTAAATAAATCATCAGAAAGACTTACACATACAGTACTTAAGAaacaaagggaagaaaatggCTTCATGCAGCTTCCTCAagcagaaaatttttattttaagacacAGATTCAAGGCCCACATAGTTGGAGTGGTATATCAAAAACAACTCATTCAAATGTTTGCTTTGAAAGAACACCAAAGACAAAGTCCCTTGAAAAAAAGGAGCACAATAATATCTGTA TCAGTGTACAGGAAAATCCTGAAGCTGTACTGTTACCATTTCCAAGAATTCCTAATTGCAGAAAGCCAGGTGAAAATGAAGAATTTGTAAGCAAACTTACTTTTCCTTCCAGGCAGAGTAACATTTTAACTCATTTCAATTCAGAG CTgggggagaaataaaaattagaccACTATTGTcagagatggaaaagaaacaataacaataacaaaaaacaacATTTAGTAACATTTGCACAATACCAAAATGAAATACAAGCTCTTTATATAAAACCACATGAAATCTGCAAGGAAAAATGTGCCAGTGTCCCTGAATCACAATCATATAAAGTTGTGGAAGCTGAAA ATTCAAGACCATCCCTCTTCCCAAAAGtcttaaagagagaaaatctaAAGCCCAAAGTCCAGGAAGAAAAAGACCATGTCAGCAACCAAAAAAAGTCATTTAACAAGATAGTTAAGATACTACCAAGCACACCGTCCACCACAAGAAGTCCAAGGAAATCTGTTCCAAGGACATTGCATCAGTGGAATGCAAGAACAATGATACATGTAGTAAGTTTTCTGTCTTCTGTATTTGGCAAAGTTCTGTAA